A window of the Gemmatimonadota bacterium genome harbors these coding sequences:
- a CDS encoding YbhB/YbcL family Raf kinase inhibitor-like protein, whose product MKIAPAYSMLGALAFAAALMGSPPLVAQFAPLAIASTAFEDGGTIPIRHSAYGDNVSPPITWTGAPAETRSYVLLVHDRDAPFPGGFVHWLVYNIPGSANGIPEGIAAGPSIEAPAEVAGAAQGLTDMQRFGYYGPRPQPGDGAHHYIVTVYALSRPPDLELGLGRNQVLSAVRDQIVAQGILTGTYEQR is encoded by the coding sequence ATGAAGATAGCGCCCGCCTACAGCATGCTCGGCGCCCTGGCATTCGCCGCGGCGCTAATGGGATCTCCGCCCCTCGTGGCCCAATTCGCGCCCCTCGCGATCGCGAGCACTGCCTTCGAAGATGGGGGAACGATCCCGATTCGGCACTCGGCATACGGCGACAACGTGTCGCCTCCCATCACCTGGACTGGCGCACCGGCCGAAACGCGGTCCTATGTGCTCCTCGTGCACGATCGCGACGCACCCTTCCCCGGGGGTTTCGTACACTGGCTGGTCTACAACATTCCGGGAAGTGCGAACGGAATCCCCGAGGGAATCGCCGCTGGGCCCTCCATCGAAGCGCCGGCCGAAGTCGCGGGAGCGGCCCAAGGCCTCACTGACATGCAGCGCTTCGGATACTACGGTCCGCGGCCCCAGCCGGGGGACGGAGCGCACCACTATATCGTCACCGTCTACGCTCTCTCCCGCCCTCCCGACCTCGAGCTCGGGCTCGGACGTAATCAGGTCCTTTCCGCCGTGCGGGACCAGATTGTCGCACAGGGGATCCTGACGGGGACGTACGAGCAGAGGTAG
- a CDS encoding YiiX/YebB-like N1pC/P60 family cysteine hydrolase — MALPSPVPDLRPAGAVTAFRWDADALFRELEAAFERAGGTDLAAATAAVERLAAEGEGLLAGLGGRSQPPHDELARLATLQFELAVQGAAHPSLLSSVQDFLIEARVALMGAASAWLPDRRAHEALYRVLFGGRIALDEALMQAGSDALPQLVEIEDVPSAAPSVEIEGVRIHSGDILLSRGGAPTSALIARGNDFPNTFSHVALAHVDAATGEATVIESLIETGSVLTSVEGYLEAKRHRILVLRLDDAHPAGVANPLVAHQAAEAMLARVRDGDMPYDFAMDWRDAGEAFCSEIVYHAYRERGVDLWPLRSAMSAPGLVAWLAAMGVREFNSLVPSDVEYDPQLRAVAEWRDAPALMDFRLDNAITDALLEEAERGATLGYAWFALPVARLLKGYSVLRSAVGATPTIPSGMGPSTALRVDALVSRIHPPLKENLVTRAGRFQVERGYEAPYWTLVELARESVAEMRDSLAPALTTR, encoded by the coding sequence TTGGCTCTCCCATCACCTGTTCCCGATCTCCGCCCGGCCGGAGCGGTGACCGCCTTCCGGTGGGATGCGGACGCGCTATTCCGGGAGCTCGAGGCCGCATTCGAGCGCGCCGGCGGGACCGACCTCGCCGCCGCGACCGCGGCAGTGGAGAGGCTCGCCGCAGAGGGGGAGGGGCTCCTCGCGGGTCTCGGCGGTCGGAGCCAACCACCCCATGACGAACTCGCCCGACTCGCGACCCTCCAATTCGAGTTGGCCGTGCAGGGCGCGGCGCACCCGTCCCTTCTTTCCTCGGTGCAGGACTTCCTCATCGAGGCCCGTGTGGCCCTCATGGGCGCGGCATCGGCGTGGCTCCCCGATCGCCGCGCGCACGAGGCGCTGTACCGGGTGCTCTTCGGCGGACGAATCGCACTCGACGAGGCCCTGATGCAGGCCGGCTCGGACGCCCTTCCGCAGCTCGTGGAAATCGAGGACGTTCCGAGCGCCGCGCCTTCCGTGGAAATCGAGGGGGTGCGGATCCATTCGGGTGACATCCTCCTCTCCAGGGGAGGCGCGCCGACCTCGGCGCTCATCGCACGCGGAAACGATTTTCCCAACACCTTCTCGCACGTGGCGCTCGCGCACGTGGATGCCGCGACGGGCGAGGCCACAGTCATCGAGTCGCTGATCGAAACGGGGTCGGTTCTCACTTCCGTCGAAGGGTATCTCGAGGCGAAGAGGCATCGCATCCTCGTCCTGAGGCTCGACGACGCCCATCCGGCGGGCGTGGCGAACCCGCTCGTTGCACATCAGGCCGCAGAGGCGATGCTGGCCCGCGTGCGCGATGGAGACATGCCGTACGACTTCGCGATGGATTGGCGCGATGCGGGCGAGGCCTTCTGTTCGGAAATCGTGTACCACGCCTACCGCGAGAGGGGCGTGGATCTCTGGCCCCTGCGCTCCGCGATGTCCGCTCCTGGGCTGGTCGCGTGGCTCGCTGCGATGGGGGTGCGGGAGTTCAACTCTCTCGTGCCTTCTGATGTGGAATACGATCCACAGCTTCGAGCCGTTGCGGAGTGGCGAGATGCGCCCGCGCTGATGGACTTTCGCCTGGACAATGCCATTACCGACGCGCTGCTCGAGGAGGCGGAGCGGGGAGCGACGCTCGGTTACGCCTGGTTCGCTCTTCCCGTGGCTCGGCTTCTCAAGGGTTACTCGGTCCTGAGATCCGCGGTTGGCGCCACGCCGACCATCCCCTCGGGGATGGGCCCCTCGACCGCACTTCGCGTGGACGCGCTCGTGAGTCGAATCCACCCCCCGCTGAAGGAGAATCTGGTCACGCGGGCCGGCCGCTTCCAAGTGGAGCGGGGATACGAAGCCCCTTATTGGACGCTCGTGGAATTGGCCCGGGAGTCGGTGGCCGAGATGAGGGACTCTCTGGCGCCCGCGCTTACGACGCGCTGA
- a CDS encoding class I SAM-dependent methyltransferase, whose amino-acid sequence MRKRYDRDYFDAWYRGPGQSVGSRAALERNVTLAVAVAESVLARPLRSVLDVGCGEGRWQPVLHRLRPKASYLGIDSSEYAVERFGKRRNLRLGAFEELDLHVFDRPFDLVVCADVLHYLTPQEVRRGLPALVERTGGPALLEVFTSADEIEGDDVEFFRRSPDWYLQLFGSAGLRPLGLQMYVPDEVAEVLDALDLPAKRKEDP is encoded by the coding sequence ATGCGCAAGCGTTACGATCGCGACTACTTCGATGCCTGGTATCGGGGACCCGGCCAGTCCGTGGGGTCCCGCGCGGCACTCGAGCGCAACGTCACGCTCGCGGTCGCGGTTGCGGAGTCGGTGCTAGCGCGCCCGCTCCGGAGCGTCCTGGACGTGGGATGCGGGGAGGGGCGGTGGCAACCGGTATTACACCGGCTTAGGCCGAAGGCGTCTTACTTGGGAATCGACTCGAGCGAATACGCCGTCGAACGTTTTGGGAAGCGCCGGAATCTCCGCCTCGGCGCGTTCGAGGAGCTGGACCTCCACGTGTTCGACCGGCCGTTCGACCTCGTAGTCTGCGCGGATGTCCTACACTACCTGACGCCCCAAGAGGTCCGCCGGGGACTTCCGGCTCTCGTGGAGCGGACGGGTGGCCCGGCGCTACTCGAAGTCTTCACCTCGGCGGACGAGATCGAGGGAGACGACGTCGAATTCTTTCGTCGGAGTCCCGATTGGTATCTCCAACTCTTCGGGAGCGCCGGGCTCAGACCCCTCGGCCTTCAGATGTACGTGCCGGACGAAGTGGCGGAGGTGCTGGATGCCCTGGATCTGCCCGCAAAGCGGAAGGAAGATCCGTAA
- a CDS encoding M14 family zinc carboxypeptidase: MTRTFRLATTSLLAFCAVSPLAGQELPQTWQEQMSFRAGPTPFEPLMEFWYELDALSEIVSMQPLTHTLLGREIPLVIIADPHVTNAEDAIRSGKTIVLLAPSVHGGEVSPKEAVQLVAKDLVAGDLRPLLEDVIVIALPLVNPDGGEVRRRTNEAGYDMNRDYVKLESQEIHALVTLVMNEWTPDIHVDGHHGGSPPYVITYQGTLNPAADAELRAYPYDEIFPRIREAVREEDYEAFDYQGVVTRDGERGWGSTSVEPRKHHVYTGMTNSIGILLETPSNSRRIMRDGTVREIPEEERYYHQIRGGVIATRTILRVAADQRERIRALTNASRTRAIEAGREGGDPIVLDYELTSRGNEMVWMPDEEAELGYTLLEVPVFLRWEPTRTAPRPVGYLMPPSMAHVVPLLQDHDLAVYRFYEAVTLEAEVYYATEVRTDSYFQGHYLKAVEVEKETEQLEVAPGWFWIPTAQSRGNLISYLMEPETDDNLITWNWADHLLRVTDEPEEGEDRQRVPMMRVLTNQQVPALIVQPYNEYQRNLYFR, encoded by the coding sequence ATGACCAGGACATTTCGCCTCGCCACGACTTCCCTTCTCGCCTTTTGTGCCGTGAGCCCGCTCGCTGGTCAGGAGCTGCCCCAGACCTGGCAGGAGCAGATGAGCTTCCGCGCGGGCCCGACGCCGTTCGAACCGCTGATGGAGTTCTGGTATGAGCTTGATGCCCTGAGCGAGATTGTGAGCATGCAGCCGCTCACCCACACCCTGCTCGGGCGGGAGATCCCCCTGGTCATCATCGCCGATCCCCATGTCACGAACGCCGAGGACGCGATTCGGTCGGGTAAGACCATCGTGCTCCTCGCGCCGTCCGTGCACGGGGGTGAGGTCTCGCCCAAAGAAGCGGTGCAGCTCGTCGCCAAGGACCTCGTCGCCGGCGACCTACGCCCCCTCCTCGAAGACGTCATCGTCATCGCCCTTCCGCTCGTGAACCCGGACGGAGGAGAGGTGCGCCGGCGCACGAACGAAGCCGGATACGACATGAACCGCGACTACGTGAAGCTGGAATCGCAGGAAATCCATGCACTCGTGACGCTGGTCATGAACGAGTGGACGCCCGACATCCACGTCGACGGGCACCACGGGGGCTCGCCGCCGTACGTGATCACCTACCAGGGCACGCTGAATCCCGCCGCCGACGCCGAGCTCAGGGCCTACCCCTACGATGAGATCTTCCCCCGGATTCGGGAAGCGGTGCGGGAGGAAGATTACGAGGCATTCGACTATCAGGGGGTGGTCACGAGGGACGGTGAGCGAGGCTGGGGCTCGACCTCGGTCGAACCAAGGAAGCACCACGTTTACACGGGAATGACGAACTCGATCGGCATCCTGCTGGAGACGCCGAGCAACTCCCGGCGCATCATGCGGGACGGCACGGTGCGGGAGATCCCCGAGGAGGAGCGCTACTATCATCAGATTCGCGGCGGCGTGATCGCCACGCGAACCATTCTCCGGGTGGCCGCGGATCAGCGCGAGCGGATCCGCGCCCTGACGAACGCCTCCCGAACCCGCGCGATCGAAGCGGGGCGGGAGGGGGGCGATCCGATCGTGCTGGACTACGAGCTGACCAGCCGCGGGAACGAGATGGTCTGGATGCCGGACGAGGAAGCCGAGCTCGGCTACACCCTCTTGGAGGTCCCGGTCTTCCTCCGCTGGGAGCCGACGCGCACTGCGCCTCGACCCGTCGGATACCTGATGCCACCCTCGATGGCGCACGTCGTTCCGCTCCTGCAGGATCACGACCTGGCAGTTTATCGCTTTTACGAAGCGGTGACCCTCGAGGCGGAAGTCTACTACGCGACCGAGGTGCGAACGGACAGCTATTTCCAGGGTCACTACCTGAAGGCCGTCGAGGTGGAGAAGGAAACCGAGCAGCTGGAGGTTGCGCCGGGCTGGTTCTGGATTCCGACGGCGCAGTCCCGGGGGAACCTCATCTCCTACCTGATGGAGCCCGAGACGGACGACAACCTCATCACCTGGAACTGGGCGGATCACCTGCTGCGTGTGACCGACGAGCCGGAAGAGGGCGAGGATCGGCAGAGGGTGCCGATGATGCGCGTGCTGACGAATCAGCAAGTGCCGGCGCTGATCGTGCAGCCCTACAACGAGTATCAGCGGAACCTGTACTTCAGGTGA
- a CDS encoding toll/interleukin-1 receptor domain-containing protein yields the protein MRDIFISHVEEDFPVVQELAQGLEAAGYSTWYYERDSGAGPSCLLQTRDAIMSAQAVLLLVAFSEDSAVWV from the coding sequence ATGAGAGACATCTTCATCAGCCACGTCGAGGAAGACTTTCCTGTCGTGCAGGAGCTCGCGCAAGGTCTCGAGGCGGCGGGCTATTCGACGTGGTACTACGAACGGGACAGCGGGGCCGGCCCGTCCTGCCTGCTGCAGACGCGCGACGCGATCATGAGCGCACAGGCCGTGTTGCTACTCGTTGCGTTCTCGGAGGACTCGGCCGTCTGGGTTTGA